A DNA window from Phyllostomus discolor isolate MPI-MPIP mPhyDis1 chromosome X, mPhyDis1.pri.v3, whole genome shotgun sequence contains the following coding sequences:
- the EFNB1 gene encoding ephrin-B1: protein MARPGQRWLGKWLVAMVVLALCRLATPLAKNLEPVSWSSLNPKFLSGKGLVIYPKIGDKLDIICPRAEAGRPYEYYKLYLVRPEQAAACSTVLDPNVLVTCNRPEKEIRFTIKFQEFSPNYMGLEFKKHHDYYITSTSNGSLEGLENREGGVCRTRTMKIVMKVGQDPNAVTPEQLTTSRPSNGADNTINMATQAPGGRSSLGDSDGKHETVNQEDKSGSVGSGGSSGDPDSFFNSKVALFAAVGAGCVIFLLIIIFLTVLLLKLRKRHRKHTQQRAPALSLSTLASPKGGSGTAGTEPSDIIIPLRTTENNYCPHYEKVSGDYGHPVYIVQEMPPQSPANIYYKV, encoded by the exons ATGGCCCGGCCTGGGCAGCGTTGGCTGGGCAAGTGGCTTGTGGCGATGGTCGTGTTGGCGCTGTGCCGGCTTGCCACACCGCTGGCCAAGAACCTGGAGCCCGTGTCCTGGAGCTCCCTCAACCCCAA GTTCCTGAGTGGGAAGGGCCTGGTGATCTACCCAAAGATTGGAGACAAGCTGGACATCATCTGTCCCCGAGCAGAAGCAGGGCGGCCCTATGAGTACTACAAGCTATACCTGGTTCGGCCTGAGCAGGCGGCTGCCTGCAGCACTGTGCTTGACCCCAATGTGCTGGTCACCTGCAATCGGCCAGAGAAGGAAATCCGCTTCACCATCAAGTTCCAGGAGTTCAGCCCCAACTACATGGGCCTGGAGTTTAAGAAGCACCATGATTACTACATTACCT CTACATCCAATGGGAGCCTGGAGGGACTGGAGAACCGGGAGGGAGGTGTGTGCCGCACGCGCACCATGAAGATCGTCATGAAGGTCGGGCAAG ACCCCAATGCTGTGACACCTGAGCAGCTGACTACCAGCCGGCCCAGCAACGGAGCAGACAACACTATCAACATGGCCACACAGGCCCCCGGCGGTCGGAGCTCCCTGGGTGACTCTGACGGCAAGCATG aGACTGTGAACCAGGAGGACAAGAGTGGCTCAGTGGGGAGTGGAGGCAGCAGCGGGGACCCTGACAGCTTCTTCAACTCCAAGGTGGCACTGTTTGCGGCCGTGGGTGCTGGCTGTGTCATCTTCCTGCTCATCATCATCTTCCTGACGGTTCTGCTACTAAAGCTGCGCAAGCGGCACCGCAAGCACACGCAGCAGCGGGCGCCTGCCCTCTCGCTCAGCACCCTGGCCAGTCCCAAGGGGGGCAGTGGCACGGCGGGCACTGAGCCCAGCGACATCATCATCCCCTTACGGACTACAGAGAACAACTACTGTCCCCACTATGAGAAGGTGAGTGGGGACTACGGGCACCCTGTCTACATCGTCCAGGAGATGCCACCCCAGAGCCCAGCGAACATCTACTACAAGGTCTGA